GCCGCGGTGGAAGGGGAGTTCAGCGCGGGGGACCCGGTCGAACTGCGTGACACGGCGGGCCGGGCCGTGGCCCGCGGTCTCGTCAACTTCGACGCCAAGGAGATCCCTCAGCTCCTCGGCCGCTCCACCCGGGATCTGGCGCGCGAACTGGGACCCGCGTACGAGCGGGAGGTCGTACACAGGGACGATCTGGTCATCCTGCATCCTTGACGTACGCCTGAAACGGCTGAAAGTCCGGTTTTTTGGAAGGGACCTTTACCGAAACCACCCCATGCCCCGCCCAGGGCTGGTCAACTTTGTCTCAGGGGTTAGAGGCGGGGTAGCAGTACGACGAAGCAGCAACAGGAGGCCGCCGGTGAGACGAACGCGCCCGGGGGCGGGGTCCCTCGGGTCAGGAGGAGGCACCTTGCACGCCCGGAGGGCCGCGGGGGAAGAACGGACGCTGACCAGCGTCGGAGCCGGGGCGGACTTCGACGACTTCGACGACGTGGAGGATCCGGGCACGTCCCGGCAGACCCAGTCGCGCCGCGGTGAGGACCGCGCGGTGTCGAAGCTGTGGCACATCACGCTCAGCGTGTCGGGTTCGCAGGCGCCGCTCACCGAGGTCAGACGGGGCCTCGAACAGCTCGCCCACGACCATCCGTTCCTGCTGACCAGCAGATACGCCAACGACCACGCGGAGATCCGCTACTGGGAAGAGGCCAGGGATCTGCACGACGCCGCGGCGGTCGCGCTACGGCTCTGGGGCGAGCACCGGTCGAGCGCCAAGCTCCCGCCCTGGGAGATCGTCGGCCTGGAGGTCATCGACCGCGAGACGTACCACCTGCGGATCGCGGAGGGCTACGGTCCGCCGCCGGCGGCGCCGGTGGGCGTCCACCCGTTCTGACGGCAAGGACAACAGCAAGGGCGACGGCGGGGCGAGGGCAGGGGCGACGGCCGGGGCCGCCCTACACGGTGAAGGCCGCGGCCGTCTCGCAGTACGGGATACGGGGGAAGTGCCCGCAGCGCGCGCATTACTCTGCGGGCATGACCTCGCTCTCGCCGTACGACAACCTGACACCGGTCACCAGGACCGCCTACCGCGCCCGCTCCGCAGCCGCCGATCTCGCCCCACTGCCGCGCTCGGTCAAGGACGACGCACTGCTGGCGATCGCCGACGCTCTTGAGGTCCGTACGCAGGAGATCATCAAGGCGAACGGTGAGGACATCGCGCGTGCCAGGGAAGCGGGCACCAGCGAGGCGATCATCGACCGGCTGACCCTCACGCCCGAGCGCGTGCGGGCCATCGCCGCCGACGTACGGGACGTGGCCGCGCTGCCCGACCCGGTCGGCGAGGTCGTGCGCGGCTCGACGCTGCCCAACGGGATCGACCTGCGCCAGGTCCGGGTCCCGCTCGGCGTCGTCGGGATCATCTACGAGGCCCGCCCCAACGTCACCGTGGACGCCGCGGCGCTCTGTCTGAAGTCCGGCAACGCCGTGCTGCTGCGCGGCTCGTCCTCCGCGTACGCCTCCAACACCGCGCTCGTGCGCGTGCTGCGCGACGCCGTCGGCGGGGCCGGGCTGCCGGCCGACGCCGTCCAGCTCGTGCCCGGTGAGAGCCGTGACTCCGTACGTGAACTGATGCGCGCCCGCGGCCTGGTCGACGTCCTGATCCCGCGCGGCGGCGCCTCACTGATCCGTACGGTCGTCGAGGAGTCCACCGTCCCCGTCATCGAGACCGGCACCGGCAACTGCCATGTCTACGTGGACGCCGAGACCGATCTCGACATGGCCGTCGACATCCTCATCAACTCCAAGGCCCAGCGCCCCAGCGTCTGCAACGCCGCCGAGACGCTCCTGGTCCACCAGGACATCGCCGCCGCGTTCCTGCCGCGCGCGCTGGACGCGCTCGCCGCCGCCGGGGTCACCGTCCACGCGGACGAGCGGGTGCTGGAGTACGCGCAGACGGCGGGCGGCACCGAGGCCACCGTCGTGGCGGCGACCGCCGAGGACTGGGAGACCGAGTACCTGTCGTACGACATCGCCGCTGCCGTGGTCGACTCGCTGGAGAGCGCCGTCGCGCACATCCGGCTCTGGTCCTCCGGGCACACCGAGGCCATCGTCACCACCTCACAGGCGGCGGCCCGCCGTTTCACCCAGTTGGTCGACTCCACGACCGTCGCCGTCAACGTGTCGACGCGGTTCACCGACGGCGGCCAGTTCGGCTTCGGCGCCGAGATCGGCATCTCCACGCAGAAGCTGCACGCGCGCGGCCCGATGGGGCTGCCCGAGCTGACCTCGACCAAGTACATCGTGACCGGCGACGGTCACACACGGTAGCCGGGAGGGGAATCCCGGGGAATCTGCACGGTCTCTGCCGAAAACGTCCTCCCCGGTCTACTCTGAGAAGGTGCCGGACGACGTGGGGGGCAAGCCGTTCCCGGACGGCTGGGAGCCTGACGACGACCGCGGAGGCGCGGACGAGGACTTCGCCTCCGTGGTGTTCGACGAGGAATTCATCCGGTCCGCACCCATTCATGAACCGACCGCCGTGGAGCGGCTGCTGGCCGCCGCGCAGGCGCGCGCGGACGCCGAGGCGGCCCGCGCCCGGCCCTACGGCGGCCCGCCGGACGACGAGCGTTACGAGGACGGCTACGGCCCGTCGGGCGAGTACGCCGACGAGCGGCTGTACGGCGGCGCGTACGACCCGGACGACCCCGACGGCGACTTCGGCCCGTACGGCCGCCACGGCGGCTCTCTGCGTCCCTACCGTGGCCGCGCCCGCTGGCACCGGCCCGTCGCCTGGGTCCTCGCCGTCGTGATGGGCATCGGGATGGTCGCTCTCGCGTTCACGGCCGTCTACCGCGGGGCGTCGGGCAACCGTCAGGACCGGGTGCCGCCGCCCGCCACGACCGGCGTCGACGCGTCGCGCGGCGGAGACGGGCCCACGACCTCGACGGAGTATTCGGTCCCCAAGGTCTCGGCCGTGCCGCGCAGCACGCCCTGAATCGCCTTCGGCGCCCCCGGAAGCCTCGCGCGTACCCCGAAAAGCGCTCTCCGACGCCCCCCGACCCATGTCGTTCTTGGGGACGGCGTCCGAGTTTATGTTCGGCCGAGCCGACCTAACCTGAAGGTATGGCAGGGCGCGGAGACCCACCCGAGGGCACGCCTGAGGGAACCCCCGGCGGTGGCGAGGACGAATTCCGATCCGTCGTCTTCGACGAATCGTTCGTCCGTGCTGCCCGGCTCCAGGAGTTCTCAGCCCGGGAGCGGATGGGCGACAACTCCCATGCCGTACGCCGACGCGCCCCCGCCGAGAGGTCCCGCGCCGGCTCGCTGACTCCCCGCAGGGGATCGGTCCAGGCGCTGCTGCTGGTGCTGGTGGTCGCCGTGGCCTTCGGCACCGCCGTCTATGTGGGTGTACGGCCCCCGTACCGGCCGCCGTTCACCCGGTCGGCGGAACCGCTGCGTATGACGGTCATCCCGCTCGCCCCCGCCGGAGAGGTGCCGGGCGACGACCCCAAGAGTCTGCTGCGGCGCAGTCCCGCCGCGGAGTTCGGCACGGGTGCCTCCGGCATCCCACTGCCGCTGGCGCGCCGCACACCGCACTTCACGGAGAACGAGGTGATGGCCGCGCTGGCCACCGCCAAGGACTATCTCGTGGCCTCGTCCCTCGACCCGGACGTCCTCACCGGCACGCAGCGGCGCTCGGTGCGGATGATGCTGGACCCGGGGCAGCTCGCCCAGTTCGACCAGACCTTCGCCGAGCCCGCCGACGACGGCAGACACGCTCCCGCGGGCTGGCTGGTGCGTTTCGACCCTTCGAGGGTGGCGCTCGCCGAGTCGGCC
The nucleotide sequence above comes from Streptomyces sp. NBC_01716. Encoded proteins:
- a CDS encoding glutamate-5-semialdehyde dehydrogenase; this encodes MTSLSPYDNLTPVTRTAYRARSAAADLAPLPRSVKDDALLAIADALEVRTQEIIKANGEDIARAREAGTSEAIIDRLTLTPERVRAIAADVRDVAALPDPVGEVVRGSTLPNGIDLRQVRVPLGVVGIIYEARPNVTVDAAALCLKSGNAVLLRGSSSAYASNTALVRVLRDAVGGAGLPADAVQLVPGESRDSVRELMRARGLVDVLIPRGGASLIRTVVEESTVPVIETGTGNCHVYVDAETDLDMAVDILINSKAQRPSVCNAAETLLVHQDIAAAFLPRALDALAAAGVTVHADERVLEYAQTAGGTEATVVAATAEDWETEYLSYDIAAAVVDSLESAVAHIRLWSSGHTEAIVTTSQAAARRFTQLVDSTTVAVNVSTRFTDGGQFGFGAEIGISTQKLHARGPMGLPELTSTKYIVTGDGHTR
- a CDS encoding SCO2584 family spore wall biosynthesis protein gives rise to the protein MPDDVGGKPFPDGWEPDDDRGGADEDFASVVFDEEFIRSAPIHEPTAVERLLAAAQARADAEAARARPYGGPPDDERYEDGYGPSGEYADERLYGGAYDPDDPDGDFGPYGRHGGSLRPYRGRARWHRPVAWVLAVVMGIGMVALAFTAVYRGASGNRQDRVPPPATTGVDASRGGDGPTTSTEYSVPKVSAVPRSTP
- a CDS encoding SCO2583 family membrane protein produces the protein MAGRGDPPEGTPEGTPGGGEDEFRSVVFDESFVRAARLQEFSARERMGDNSHAVRRRAPAERSRAGSLTPRRGSVQALLLVLVVAVAFGTAVYVGVRPPYRPPFTRSAEPLRMTVIPLAPAGEVPGDDPKSLLRRSPAAEFGTGASGIPLPLARRTPHFTENEVMAALATAKDYLVASSLDPDVLTGTQRRSVRMMLDPGQLAQFDQTFAEPADDGRHAPAGWLVRFDPSRVALAESAVRVRGTLRFAESAPGTIDVLSDHTFVYALKPAGKPAREDASLFTVRRTLHFRLDREDLPRHQAELVTSEIQAGPQACSKEPPTTLRPLLAGARATPAGPAGTDPYVKGPPSAGLCGVLDNNAQPRG